The window tcttttcgTCTTCGTCAATAATACGCACGCAAATCAAAAGAGGCACTTTGCCAGTTGCCACCGTATCAGAAAGAGAAGCTTGGTCCATCCTCCGCTCGCCACGCCGTCTCCACGTCAccagtctcctcctccttccacATAGATTCCTTCTCAATCTCACCAATTTCCAAAGATTCGAATCcaattcttctcctcctcctccgtctgAGAAAAATCTCAATCAGAGGAATcggatttcatatttttttgacagATCGAATATTTCGAGATTCGCCCATAGCGTTTTGATCTGAAAGTTTCCAGATTTGATGCGACTTCAAACGGCGTCGTCTGCAAATACTTGCCTGAGAAAGAAAgaacttttgttctttttgatgTAAATAGAAGGTTGAAaagaaatcgatttttttttttggaagtgaAGAAGCATAAGCACGTTCGTGTTGATTCTTATTGTTTATCCAATTTCCTTTGATTATATCAGTGTGGAAATTTTTGAGAAGATATGGTGGGGGCAACTTTGTTTCACCGTAGGAAGCATTCATGGCCGGCTGAGGAGTTCATCAGCAAAAGTACCTTGCAATTAGTGAgtctatttctttattttgttgttctAGTTTTAGATTTGGATGCTGAGAAGGATTTAGAGAACTGGACTTGTACTTGGACTTATACTTATACTTGGTTTTTGAAGCTTGATCTTGATAGTGCTGCTCCGCCACCACACGCATGGAGGAGGAGGTTAAACTGCCATGCCAATATCTTAAAAGAGTTCACTATTACGTTTAGGGAAGCCATTAAAATGGTAAGTAACCAAGATGTATCTAGTTATTTTGCCAaattcttgattttgatttagTTTGGAGTTTATTAAATGTCGTGGGGTGtttgtttacttcttcttttttggaattACAGGTACGTTTGGGGATACGATTATGGTCTTATGTCAGGGAAGAGGCCTCTCATGGAAGGGTAAATTCCTGGAACAATTGAATTTCTTGATTTACTTACGATAATATTTCATTACACTGCAGCCAATTTTTGTAAGGCTGTTAAAATGTTTATGGTGTAAAGTTGTGGTCTTTGTTGTGGAAATTTAACTTCTGATTGCTACAGAAAGCACCTATTGATCCTTTCACTAAAGAGAACTGCAAACCATCTGCATCCCAAGGTGTTCCACTTGGAGGAATGGGGTACATAGCAGATATCCTCTGGAGTTTTCGTTTTATTTGCCATAGTTCCGTAGTTTAGGTTTGACAGATGCTGCTGTAAAATTGCAGAAGTGGAAGCATATCTAGGGGATTCCGGGGTGAATTTAAGCAGTGGCAAATTACACCTGGAACTTGTGATCCTTCACCTATGATGTCCAATCAGTTCTCAGTAAGTTTTCTTCTGTGGTTACCCTTGTTCTGTTCGTCATTCAGCTAGCACGCTTTTGATAATGTTACTACTACAATAAATGTTCTGTTGTTTGTAATGTTTTCaatttatgttatctataatTTCTGAAATTGTGTATCTTATTACATTTTCTTGGCCCATTCTTTGCAGATTTTTATTTCTCGAGATGGTGGACACAAAAAGTTTGCGTCAGTTTTGGCTCCAGGCCAGCATGGAAGTTTAGGGTAAAATTCTGTTTGACAAATATCTTTAATTCAATGAtgctgtttttttcttaattcacgTACCTTAGATTGGTTTCATGGTCTCAGGAAATCACGTGATAAAGGTATTTCTTCATGGGGCTGGAATCTGAATGGCCAGCATTCAACTTATCATGCTCTATTTCCTCGGGCTTGGACTATATATGATGGTACGAACCTGCAGAAATTCTTCATTTGAAGCTAGCAAATTCCCCTCCGTCTATCACTTGTAATGATTCTTCTATTTGTAGGTGAGCCTGATCCAGAGTTGAAGATCTCATGCCGGCAAATATCTCCCTTCATACCAAATAATTATCGAGATAGTAGTCTTCCAGCAGCAGTTTTTGTATATACAGTAAGTAATCCGTTCATTGAGTGTTTATTCATACGGGGTTGGTACTCAGCTTCTGTGAAAGCATGCGACATAAGAAtggatttacattttttagCTAGCAAGCTTCTAAATATATAGGTTGTGCACATTCCACATGTAAGGATCTGTAGTGATGCTTTTTCCTTAGATTAGTAGGTAATCAAAGCGCCAATGTACATGAACTTTCCGTAGGATTCTTGTTGTAGCAGTAGCTCCCACAGATTTGTGAGATGGCTTATTTGGTGGGAGATTCTATCTTTCTTAGGAATGATATTTTACTTATTCTTGTTAAATTTGTCTGATGGCTGAAGCAAGTTAGAGAATGAACCTCCACATATCCGTATATTATATATCAGAAATGTTTAGATCATTATTAatccttttcaaaaaaaaaatgaggaaaacCTTATAACGTacactttttgttttagttagtGAACACTGGAAAGGAAAGGGCAAAAGTCAGCCTCCTCTTCACTTGGGCGGTGAGTTGACATTTGAATCATTTCAAATACATTATATCCAGAAGAGCAGCGGGAACATATGTTTATCACCTTTTATGTTGTGCAGAATTCAATGGGTGGGACTTCACATATGTCAGGGGGTCATGTGAATGAGCCATTCATGTAAGAAGAAATATGTGCCATATTCCATACGTGATTATGGCTTCAAGTtgatgtttaatatttttttttggggttcttttttcttttcagaggCGAAGATGGGGTCTCCGGTGTCCTCTTACATCACAAGCAAGTCATTTTACCCTAATAACTATATATTACAGTTGGTTTACATATATTCCGTGGTAGATTCAACGCTTTGAAAAGTGTGGTCCTCAGTGCcattatttctttttggttcagTGGAGGGTAATTAGTAAATGGCAGCACCGTAAGTTTATTCGTTAAAAGCAGTACCACTGCCTAGAGTTGAAGTATGCAATGATCTGatgaataagaaaaatatataatgggaCTAACTCATCATTAGAAAGTTTTCCAACGAAGGACACCTTATCGGACATAGTAAATGCACAACACAGAGAAAATAGCTAGTTGAGCCAGAGTCTCCCATTCAGTGATTAGCACCAAATTGTTCCCTAGATAGACTTCTCTTATTGTGTGAAGGCTCAATGTACTGCCCTTATCTTGTTGCATTATCTGTCCAAGTGTATGCGTGTCTCCTTATCTTTCAACTCTTTTGTAGCGTTATTCATTCTAATGCTGTGTGTCTGCATGAATATATAGTCTAGTCATATTTTCTTATCTGTCTTCTTTTGAATGGGTGCTATGCTTGATATCAATACAAATGATTCTATCTATAGATTCAAAAAGTTTGGAACGCATATTATTCTTACTCTCTCTGCATAGAGAAAGGATCTCCAATTAAATCCTTTTCCTTTAAAAATTTACACTTGTTGTGCTTCTTGAGTGTTGGCTTATTAGTTCACATGATCCCTCGATGAAGTTGATCTTCCAGAATATATTCTTATTGCAGTCAAAGGTTTGTGTTCTTTACTCTAAGCGGGTAGATTTGTTTTGATGTGTGATGGTTATGCAGGACAGGCAAAGGAAATCCTCCGGTTACATTTGCGATTGCTGCTTCTGAGACGCAGAATGTTAATGTAACTGTTTTACCATGCTTTGGATTGTCTGAAGATAGTTCTTTTACAGCGAAAGATATGTGGGATACAATGGAAAAGGTGATTTTCTTTGTATCATCGTTATCATCCTATGTGCATGTGGATTTCATTGATCATTGATCTTTGGTCTGAATTGTCAATCGTATAAGACTTttggtttcatatatatttatatatgagacTAACATTGAGTTATTCATTCTAAAAGGATGGAAAATTTGATCAAGAAAACTTCAATAGCGGGCCAAGCACACCTTCGTTAGCTGGAGACACTATTTGTGCAGCAGTCTCAGCTTCGGCATGGGTAGAAGCTCATGGCAAGTGCACTGTGTCTTTTGCTCTTTCATGGTCGTCACCGAAAGTGAAATTTTCAAAGGGAAGCACATATGACAGGTAAATAAAGTGCAACGTTAGTAGTCTCTTCCTAAGGTTGACTAGCTTGGCAAGTGCACtgtgtcattttctttttctgagtTCTGTTTTCTGTCTTTATCGGTCTTCGTTTTGCAGGAGATACACTAAATTTTATGGAACCTCTCCAAGAGCAGCACTGGACCTTGTGCATAATGCACTGACAAGTATGTACCCGTGGTGCTCTGATAGTCTGATGTCTGACTGTCATATGCTTCATTTAAGTTGCCACTGTTCTGTTTGGATGTATACCTGATAATGCTGTTAATTGAATTTGTTCGTTGTTACACACACATACAATTTTCTTTCCATCTTCTGTGGACTGGTGCTGCGTATGCATTATTGACTAGCACTGGTTTTCAAATTCAGATTATAAGAGGTGGGAGGAAGATATTGAGGCATGGCAAAATCCCATTCTCAGAGATGAAAGGCTCCCTGAGTGGTAATCGCTTTGACACCTAATCGATCTTTGAATACATtgctctctctctgttctccCCTGAAGTATTTTGCTTTTTGTAGGTACAAGTTCACTCTGTTTAATGAGCTTTACTTTTTGGTTGCTGGTGGTACAGTTTGGATAGGTAAGCGTCTATAGGCCTCTTCAAAGGCAATCTTTTGAGTGTGAATTTGTGTCCTTgcttttaacaaaattttgttacCTGGAAACTATTGTATCACCTTATCAAAGGTTTTCTTTTGCAGATTCTGCTTCACTCGATTCCAATGGGAAGAGTCAGCATCAACAATCGAGTTTAGCAAATTCAGATGGTAAGGCGAATGGACTTGACATTAATGATCAACATAACAACCTTGGTAACGGCAACAGCGTTGGaataaaaagaaatgatgaaGTATCAAGTATTCATAACCGGAATGGTTTATTTGTCGACACTCGGCATGTAGATGATGGCGATGATGTTGGCCGGTTTCTGTATTTGGAAGGTGTGGAGTATGTGATGTGGTGTACATATGATGTGCACTTTTATGCATCATATGCGCTCCTTATGCTATTCCCAAAGATAGAATTGAACATCCAGCGAGATTTTGCGAAAGCTGTGTTGTCTGAAGATGGGAGGAAGGTTAAGTTCCTGGCAGAAGGAAATGTGGGAATTCGCAAGGTCAGAGGTGCGGTTCCTCACGATCTGGGGATGCATGATCCGTGGAACGAGATGAATGCCTACAACATACATGACACAAGCAGGTGGAAAGATCTTAAC is drawn from Camelina sativa cultivar DH55 chromosome 1, Cs, whole genome shotgun sequence and contains these coding sequences:
- the LOC104789064 gene encoding non-lysosomal glucosylceramidase, with product MVGATLFHRRKHSWPAEEFISKSTLQLLDLDSAAPPPHAWRRRLNCHANILKEFTITFREAIKMVRLGIRLWSYVREEASHGRKAPIDPFTKENCKPSASQGVPLGGMGSGSISRGFRGEFKQWQITPGTCDPSPMMSNQFSIFISRDGGHKKFASVLAPGQHGSLGKSRDKGISSWGWNLNGQHSTYHALFPRAWTIYDGEPDPELKISCRQISPFIPNNYRDSSLPAAVFVYTLVNTGKERAKVSLLFTWANSMGGTSHMSGGHVNEPFIGEDGVSGVLLHHKTGKGNPPVTFAIAASETQNVNVTVLPCFGLSEDSSFTAKDMWDTMEKDGKFDQENFNSGPSTPSLAGDTICAAVSASAWVEAHGKCTVSFALSWSSPKVKFSKGSTYDRRYTKFYGTSPRAALDLVHNALTNYKRWEEDIEAWQNPILRDERLPEWYKFTLFNELYFLVAGGTVWIDSASLDSNGKSQHQQSSLANSDGKANGLDINDQHNNLGNGNSVGIKRNDEVSSIHNRNGLFVDTRHVDDGDDVGRFLYLEGVEYVMWCTYDVHFYASYALLMLFPKIELNIQRDFAKAVLSEDGRKVKFLAEGNVGIRKVRGAVPHDLGMHDPWNEMNAYNIHDTSRWKDLNPKFVLQVYRDFAATGDYQFGIDVWPAVRAAMEYMEQFDRDNDDLIENDGFPDQTYDTWTVHGVSAYCGCLWLAALQAAAAMALQIGDKFFAELCKNKFLNAKAALEKKLWNGSYFNYDSGTSSNSKSIQTDQLAGQWYAASSGLPPLFEESKIRSTMQKIFDFNVMKTKGGKMGAVNGMHPDGKVDETCMQSREIWTGVTYAAAATMILSGMEEQGFTTAEGIFTAGWSEEGFGYWFQTPEGWTMDGHYRSLIYMRPLAIWGMQWALSLPKAILDAPQINMMDRVHLSPRSRRFSHNVKVVKHKAKCFGNSALSCSC